Sequence from the Plasmodium yoelii strain 17X genome assembly, chromosome: 10 genome:
TTCCTGTCACATATTGTGGGTAACgtatataaaacagcatGATTTTACTCAACTTACAAATCTAAAATGAAATTTCATCACAATGGATAAAgaagtggtatatgcattttttaataataatagtttcctttacatttttttatattgtattacatataaatatcattaaactttattttaataattatcgtttttattaattgtttttaactGCTTTCTTAGTGTGAAAGGTTCAAGAATGTAAGGGGATGGTTATCCCATGAATTGATTGTAGGAAATATTACAAATATTGATggaaatttgaaaaaatattgtgGTAATGGATCATGTGATGATCCTTTCGGaaaaattaatgctggatgtttatatttgtttgatgAGTTCTTTGCGGGTTTTAAACAGTTTACTTCTGTTGCAAAAAGAAAGATTAATATTGTTGATTACATTTTGATATGGTTAGggtatatgttaaaccttaacaaaattaatgaaaacgGCACTATAGACCTTTTTTatgaaacatatataaataatgatgatacaGATAATAAGTATAATCAGGAAATAGATGATGTTGCTGCTTATACTAgttataaggatcttatagataaaaaagaaaaattgaTGAGTATTGATATTAATgatatgtctaaattttatgatgcatttatattattatgtgacaTGTATATTAAGCTTGAAAAAAACTCAAATTGCGATAATTATTTagaaaaagctaaaaaattTGCTGAAGCATATGATGTACTTAATGAAGATTATTATAATGGTGAAGGCAGCCCCTATAATCAATTATTatctacattatcaaatgattattgtaatttaaaaaataaatgtaatcaATTTCCAACTCTTCCAACATATTCACGAAAATTCGTAATAAAAAGGACACTAATTCCAATTGCATTTATGATTGTTGCATTATCAATTTTCTTGGGAATTGaatataaggtaaataataaatcaattaaacaatatattcATCACTGATTAAtttgtgaatataaataaattatacattttttaaaatttttatattagtattcgtcacttggatttcggaaacgatctcaaaaacaatgtttaagagaaaaaataaaaaatataatgaagaaaatgattcattaatatatgattcgaatattaataatgattaatatatgttaataagttgtctattgggaagtaatttttgtataatttttatatagtttttatgttgtggaacccatattcgggttagggatAAGTATTacattgcatttaattttttgtaatttgaacactaattaaatatatgtaccatccCGTATTCTTAATCAAGAGATGATGCCCAAATATTCACCCCCAAATGGGGATAAGCTAATATAAATGGGgttgtataatattttttcataagttataatatatataattaagtgttcatatcgatttaatgtgataagaataaaatgtctatattgcatatattaattcatattatgatatatcataattatttattatataaagcttgttaatcataattataaagaattatgcatatcataatatatttctttatttaacaaaaattttattaagtagaacttataacttgtatcatatttattttaattcaaatcgtatttttataaccgaaagtataataatattattatcaaagtataattataattcgattcatattaatgattatatttttaatgttaattaaGCACACTACTAAtgtataatagatattcataaaatatagatgcatgggatatcgatcgagaatcgacaatacaacattatctataaaatattattatgcttctaagatttttttaatttttaattgtagttactattatcttcttgtattaatagaagttgcttcatacgctttaatttatttattataaggtataataatagattaatcactattaatttgtaaactttatagttttgaggtataaataattatattttaaaatagttaaaaaataaaatataaatatattaataaagtttaatattatagatatgatgcattattatacccctataaatataatataataaattactcTACTagtaactaatattgaaatattgttttattgtgaaaccttcatataattaaatattaattttatcgaaaagacataataatacattatatatttgttaatgatCCAATTTGGAAAttttagttttatattctaaaaatatggattaatGGAGAAAGGGTTAATtacttaattaatattaaatatcattttattattcaatattatattatcatagttttttgtagaattaataaaatatagaatttttaacaaattagTTGAATGTAtttacattgataactatacaataaaatgtataaaataaaatgaattatgtagaacatttaatgaatattttctaaatttatatattaaaatagcaatatatcttatctctctcctcttaaaggacaatataacaacctaattaaacatagttttctattatactttaaaatattattaatatatatttatattttaatatttgctaagtattattttaaaaatatatgcattcaaagacttatttaagcttataggtacgggttcagtgctaattgttgttttaaagaatggaaaatatgcataaaatagTTTATAAAATTGCACAATAAGATATACttctaaattgaagtatataggaataaaaataaagttatcgaactcattaaaatggattatgaatttatctacattcattaaaaacaatataaatttatataatttacatAGAGATGTAAGTAacataacttaatttgaaaacattataattttaataaagcattgtatatagtattagaagcaaatatataaaagtttaatatatttaatggattatagtaataatataatttttaattttttatattgtgcAGTATTTGAGTTTTATGACGTTGTTtgtgttctatattaaagcatatgtatatattttttaaattcattataaaagtatattatttttataataaagttataccatattttattaataataataatttttgtataaaatgcatcatatatacatatggaaAAGGTGTATTAAGAAACCCtatatttaaggtaatttagctaattgccataaaataagtataatatggttttagtaatactactgtattattattttatattaatttaattattgaaaaacttataatatatttaactacagacagctgttatatatagggttaaagtattaGCGTCATATATTGGGGACAgcatatataaaacagcatgattttactcaatttacaaatcaaaaataaaactccattataatgaataaggaagtggtatatgcatttttttaataataataataataataattttctttacattttatgatattgtattacatataagtatcattaaactttattttaataaaatttttaataattcgcgtttttattaattgtttttaaatgttttcatAGTGCAAAAGGTTCCAGAATGTAAGGGACTTGCTTTCCGATGAATTGACCAGTAGTGGAAgctataattttaaagatGGTGaacttttaaataattattgtgATAGTAATCAATGTCAAAGTGAGTTCGATAGAATAagtgctggatgtttatatttgttgtatCAATTCTATAATGATGATGGTATGTTCCCCTCTCCTAAAAATAGTAACCCCTATATTGTTGATTACATtctgatatggttaagttatatgttaaacctgTACAAAACTAATGAATACGACAGTATAaagaatttttataatgattACATAAAGAATGGTCATAATTATAACAAGGAAACAAATGAGTTAATTGGTTATTTGAATTATAAGGGTCTTATAGATGCAAGAAATAATTTGTTGTATATGGATAGTAATATTGTATCTGAATTTTATgaagcatttaaattattatgtaacatgtataatgaacttgatgatgaaaaaataaaatgcaaGAAATATTTGgaagataataatgaatttgataaaaaatataaagaacttAACCAAAATActagtattactaaaaatgattcatataataaactattgTCCACTTTATTAATTGATTataatgattttaaaaaagtatgTAACGATACTTCATCCTCCACATCGAAAGAAACAGAACACACTCCTGGAAAAACTCTTGGACAAGATTATGGACTATATTCTGGACAAGAATCTGGACAAGAATCTGGACATGAATCTGAACTATATTCTGGATTAGAATCTGGACCGAATTTTGAATCGATTTCTGAAGctacatcatcaagttcgtcgataacaagcaaattaattccagttTTATTGATACTTGGTGCAATACCAATTTTTTTGGGAAttgcttataaggtaaataataaggaattaaataattttcattatatatatgcaaacattaaacaaattatatgttttttaaaattttatattagtattcattatttggatttcggaaaagagttcaaaaacatttaagagaaaagctaaaaaaataaagaagaaaatggatcATTAATATGGGAT
This genomic interval carries:
- a CDS encoding PIR protein — encoded protein: MDKEVCERFKNVRGWLSHELIVGNITNIDGNLKKYCGNGSCDDPFGKINAGCLYLFDEFFAGFKQFTSVAKRKINIVDYILIWLGYMLNLNKINENGTIDLFYETYINNDDTDNKYNQEIDDVAAYTSYKDLIDKKEKLMSIDINDMSKFYDAFILLCDMYIKLEKNSNCDNYLEKAKKFAEAYDVLNEDYYNGEGSPYNQLLSTLSNDYCNLKNKCNQFPTLPTYSRKFVIKRTLIPIAFMIVALSIFLGIEYKYSSLGFRKRSQKQCLREKIKNIMKKMIH